From one Leptidea sinapis chromosome 22, ilLepSina1.1, whole genome shotgun sequence genomic stretch:
- the LOC126970862 gene encoding telomere length and silencing protein 1 homolog: protein MSDNNDNNCEEIKFKPKKKKNIRQRFKDEDDEEDEQQILWKIEETKELQKLRERPNGVSIIALATGQKVSLEDEITCKDPFKVKSGGLVNMQALKSGKIKQVEDAYDTGIGTQFSAETNKRDEDEEMMKYIEEKLAKKKEGHNQDKRETDEMDTLKYLSPEEAALLSLPEHLRVSSTHKSEEMLSNQMLSGIPEVDLGIEAKIKNIEATEEAKMKLMWERQNKKDGPSQFVPTNMAVNFVQHNRFNLENNAKKRKAVHETVKVEKSVISQSVDKIVEKAKGERATDDYHYEKFRKQFRKY, encoded by the exons ATGAGTGACAACAATGATAATAATTgtgaagaaataaaatttaaacccaaaaagaagaaaaatataagGCAACGATTTAAAGATGAAGATGACGAAGAGGATGAGCAACAGATTCTTTGGAAGATAGAAGAAACCAAGGAACTGCAGAAACTACGAGAACGACCAAATGGTGTTAGTATTATTGCACTAGCAACGGGACAAAAAGTTAGTTTAGAAGATGAAATAACATGTAAAGACCCATTTAAAGTGAAATCTGGTGGTTTAGTTAATATGCAAGCTTTAAAAAGTGGTAAGATAAAGCAAGTAGAAGATGCATATGATACTGGGATAGGCACTCAGTTTTCGGCCGAAACTAATAAAAGGGATGAAGATGAAGAGATGATGAAATATATTGAAGAAAAACTAGCTAAGAAAAAAG agGGTCACAACCAGGATAAAAGAGAGACTGATGAAATGGACACACTCAAATATCTTTCACCAGAAGAAGCTGCCTTACTTTCCCTCCCAGAACATCTAAGGGTTTCTTCAACACATAAGTCAGAAGAGATGTTATCAAATCAGATGCTTAGCGGAATACCTGAGGTTGACCTTGGTATTGaggcaaaaattaaaaatatagaagcaaCTGAGGAAGCTAAAATGAAACTCATGTGGGAGAGGCAAAATAAAAAAGATGGTCCTTCACAATTTGTACCCACCAACATGGCTGTTAATTTTGTGCAGCACAATAGgtttaatttagaaaataatgCTAAGAAGAGGAAAGCTGTTCATGAAACTGTTAAAgttgaaaaaagtgtaataagtCAGAGTGTTGATAAAATAGTGGAGAAGGCTAAAGGGGAGAGGGCGACAGATGACTACCACTATGAAAAGTTTAGAAAGCAATTTAGaaaatattag
- the LOC126970824 gene encoding malate synthase-like isoform X4: MESLVLLQSPAPKLEDIQRKIFSTESKDFLTKLHREFDKAIVELYNNRTRRRVELKSFQNLRKCNIGNSDSWKISPLPSRLQNRHLDLGDVSASNTAHFVNALNSEVQGIQVDFDDGHCPTWRNQLLAFNNINLVVNGKLAGAPISITTCPVLMLRPRAWNMIEHDILIDGKEPAGALIDFGLLMYHNAKKLYEANSGPYFYLSKLEGASEAKLWNDIFVWTQKELGLPLGIIKACVLIENILSTFELEQILYELREHSLGLNCGIWDYCASIIAKFGDKKEFLLPDRNKYVNMERTFLKSYMKLVIKTCHNHNAPATGGMAAAMLNPNTQGNDTGTKNVVNKVLEAKLREIEMGIDGFMVYDTRLVPHVNELKQLLPATVVGHVLCTRCISCTAGPAAVVRVTTAATTTRYKTR, encoded by the exons ATGGAATCTCTTGTGCTATTACAATCTCCGGCACCTAAATTAGAAGATattcaaagaaaaatattttcaacgGAATCAAAAGATTTTTTGACCAAACTGCACAGGGAATTTGATAAGGCGATAGTGGAGCTATACAATAACAGAACTCGTCGAAGAGTTGAACTGAAATCCTTTCAgaatttaagaaaatgtaaCATTGGTAACAGTGATTCGTGGAAAATTTCGCCTTTACCATCTAGACTCCA GAATCGTCATCTAGATTTAGGTGATGTATCAGCTTCAAACACAGCTCATTTTGTAAATGCTCTCAACTCTGAAGTTCAGGGAATTCAAGTAGATTTTGATGATGGACATTGCCCTACATGGAGAAACCAACTATTagcatttaataatattaatttggtaGTAAATGGAAAACTTGCTGGTGCGCCCATTAGTATCACAACTTGCCCAGTCTTAATGCTGAGGCCTAGAGCATGGAACATGATTGAACATGATATTTTA ATTGATGGGAAGGAACCAGCAGGAGCTCTAATAGATTTTGGATTGCTGATGTATCACAATGCGAAAAAGCTCTATGAAGCAAATAGTGGtccctatttttatttatcaaagttGGAAGGTGCATCTGAGGCAAAGTTATGGAATGATATTTTTGTCTGGACACAAAAAGAGCTTGGCTTACCTCTAGGAATAATTAAAGCATGTGTTTTGATTGAGAACATATTGTCTACTTTTGAACTGGAACAAATATTGTATGAGCTTAGGGAACACTCTCTAGGTCTAAATTGTGGAATATGGGATTACTGTGCCTCCATTATTGCCAAGTTTG GTGACAAAAAAGAGTTTCTATTGCCTGATAGAAACAAATACGTGAATATGGAGAGGACATTTCTGAAGAGTTACATGAAACTGGTGATCAAAACATGCCACAATCACAATGCTCCAGCCACAGGGGGAATGGCTGCTGCTATGTTGAATCCCAACACACAAGGAAATGATACAGG CACGAAGAATGTTGTGAACAAAGTATTGGAAGCTAAATTAAGAGAAATAGAAATGGGCATCGACGGGTTCATGGTGTATGATACAAGACTGGTGCCGCATGTCAATGAG TTGAAACAGTTGCTGCCGGCTACAGTGGTAGGACATGTGCTCTGCACGCGATGTATCTCGTGTACCGCGGGACCGGCGGCAGTCGTCAGGGTCACTACTGCCGCCAcaacaacaagatataaaacAAGATAG
- the LOC126970824 gene encoding malate synthase-like isoform X3 — MESLVLLQSPAPKLEDIQRKIFSTESKDFLTKLHREFDKAIVELYNNRTRRRVELKSFQNLRKCNIGNSDSWKISPLPSRLQNRHLDLGDVSASNTAHFVNALNSEVQGIQVDFDDGHCPTWRNQLLAFNNINLVVNGKLAGAPISITTCPVLMLRPRAWNMIEHDILIDGKEPAGALIDFGLLMYHNAKKLYEANSGPYFYLSKLEGASEAKLWNDIFVWTQKELGLPLGIIKACVLIENILSTFELEQILYELREHSLGLNCGIWDYCASIIAKFGDKKEFLLPDRNKYVNMERTFLKSYMKLVIKTCHNHNAPATGGMAAAMLNPNTQGNDTGTKNVVNKVLEAKLREIEMGIDGFMVYDTRLVPHVNESLAWSLTVETVAAGYSGRTCALHAMYLVYRGTGGSRQGHYCRHNNKI; from the exons ATGGAATCTCTTGTGCTATTACAATCTCCGGCACCTAAATTAGAAGATattcaaagaaaaatattttcaacgGAATCAAAAGATTTTTTGACCAAACTGCACAGGGAATTTGATAAGGCGATAGTGGAGCTATACAATAACAGAACTCGTCGAAGAGTTGAACTGAAATCCTTTCAgaatttaagaaaatgtaaCATTGGTAACAGTGATTCGTGGAAAATTTCGCCTTTACCATCTAGACTCCA GAATCGTCATCTAGATTTAGGTGATGTATCAGCTTCAAACACAGCTCATTTTGTAAATGCTCTCAACTCTGAAGTTCAGGGAATTCAAGTAGATTTTGATGATGGACATTGCCCTACATGGAGAAACCAACTATTagcatttaataatattaatttggtaGTAAATGGAAAACTTGCTGGTGCGCCCATTAGTATCACAACTTGCCCAGTCTTAATGCTGAGGCCTAGAGCATGGAACATGATTGAACATGATATTTTA ATTGATGGGAAGGAACCAGCAGGAGCTCTAATAGATTTTGGATTGCTGATGTATCACAATGCGAAAAAGCTCTATGAAGCAAATAGTGGtccctatttttatttatcaaagttGGAAGGTGCATCTGAGGCAAAGTTATGGAATGATATTTTTGTCTGGACACAAAAAGAGCTTGGCTTACCTCTAGGAATAATTAAAGCATGTGTTTTGATTGAGAACATATTGTCTACTTTTGAACTGGAACAAATATTGTATGAGCTTAGGGAACACTCTCTAGGTCTAAATTGTGGAATATGGGATTACTGTGCCTCCATTATTGCCAAGTTTG GTGACAAAAAAGAGTTTCTATTGCCTGATAGAAACAAATACGTGAATATGGAGAGGACATTTCTGAAGAGTTACATGAAACTGGTGATCAAAACATGCCACAATCACAATGCTCCAGCCACAGGGGGAATGGCTGCTGCTATGTTGAATCCCAACACACAAGGAAATGATACAGG CACGAAGAATGTTGTGAACAAAGTATTGGAAGCTAAATTAAGAGAAATAGAAATGGGCATCGACGGGTTCATGGTGTATGATACAAGACTGGTGCCGCATGTCAATGAG agtctggcatggtccttaacAGTTGAAACAGTTGCTGCCGGCTACAGTGGTAGGACATGTGCTCTGCACGCGATGTATCTCGTGTACCGCGGGACCGGCGGCAGTCGTCAGGGTCACTACTGCCGCCAcaacaacaagatataa